In Longimicrobium sp., a single window of DNA contains:
- a CDS encoding alanine racemase: MTLDDLETPAALVDVERMGANLRRAAEYCRTHGLDWRPHAKTHKTPELAAEQVRLGAIGVTVATPREAEVMATAVDDILLAYPPFGASKLERLMRLPEHVRLTVGLDSAEALDALAEAARRAGRTTGVLVELDAGMGRVGLGSPEHAVELARRASETPGVEYRGIMFYPGHIRGPVAEQDEALAALDARLAERIAALSDAGLRPRVVSGGSTPTFWRSHEVAGITELRPGTNIFNDRTTAEIGACAWDECAYTVLATVVSTAVAGQAVVDAGSKALAKEELRATGGGYGALLEHPEVVVKSVSEEHGLLDLSATDWRPRVGDRVRIVPNHVCVSVNLQERLWGVRGGEVAAEWEIAGRGRAPWVARAQAAAAG; this comes from the coding sequence ATGACGCTGGACGATCTGGAGACGCCCGCGGCGCTGGTGGACGTGGAGCGGATGGGGGCGAACCTGCGGCGCGCGGCCGAGTACTGCCGCACCCACGGGCTCGACTGGCGTCCGCACGCGAAGACGCACAAGACGCCGGAGCTGGCGGCCGAGCAGGTGCGGCTGGGTGCAATCGGCGTGACCGTCGCGACGCCGCGCGAGGCGGAGGTGATGGCGACGGCGGTGGACGACATCCTCCTCGCGTATCCGCCATTCGGCGCGAGCAAGCTGGAGCGGCTGATGCGCCTCCCCGAGCACGTGCGCCTCACGGTGGGGCTGGATTCGGCGGAGGCGCTGGACGCGCTGGCGGAGGCGGCGCGCCGTGCGGGACGGACCACCGGCGTACTGGTAGAGCTGGACGCGGGGATGGGACGCGTTGGCCTCGGCTCGCCGGAGCACGCGGTGGAGCTGGCGCGGCGGGCGAGCGAGACACCCGGCGTGGAATACCGGGGTATCATGTTCTACCCGGGACACATCCGCGGCCCCGTCGCGGAGCAGGACGAGGCGCTCGCCGCGCTCGACGCGCGCCTCGCCGAGCGCATCGCGGCGCTGTCGGATGCGGGGCTGCGGCCACGGGTGGTGAGCGGCGGATCGACGCCCACGTTCTGGCGCTCGCACGAGGTGGCGGGGATCACGGAGCTGCGCCCCGGCACCAACATCTTCAACGACCGCACCACGGCCGAGATCGGCGCCTGCGCGTGGGACGAGTGCGCGTACACCGTGCTCGCGACCGTGGTCAGCACGGCGGTGGCGGGGCAGGCGGTGGTGGATGCGGGCTCCAAGGCGCTCGCCAAGGAGGAGCTTCGCGCCACGGGTGGCGGTTACGGCGCGCTCCTGGAGCACCCCGAGGTCGTGGTCAAGTCCGTCTCCGAAGAGCACGGCCTGCTCGACCTGAGCGCCACCGACTGGCGCCCACGCGTGGGCGATCGGGTGCGCATCGTCCCCAACCACGTGTGCGTGTCGGTGAACCTGCAGGAGCGGCTGTGGGGCGTGCGCGGCGGCGAGGTGGCGGCGGAATGGGAGATCGCGGGACGGGGGCGCGCGCCGTGGGTGGCGCGGGCGCAAGCAGCGGCGGCTGGCTGA
- a CDS encoding thioesterase family protein, producing the protein MNLILRLFYVLLSGMRGARLQPLDESVVKFRVFPNDLDTNLHMNNGRYLTLMDLGRLDLLVRLGVVREVRRRRWNPVVASLAIRYRRSLAPWQSYELRTRLVGWDDRWFFMEQRFTRGGQTMAVAMVKALFVGPDGRVAPQELVDATGYDVVPPEIPESIRRWEDAEDDLLEQRELATRDG; encoded by the coding sequence ATGAACCTGATCCTGCGGCTCTTCTACGTGCTCCTTTCGGGGATGCGCGGCGCGCGGCTCCAGCCGCTGGACGAGTCCGTGGTGAAGTTCCGGGTCTTTCCGAACGATCTGGACACCAACCTCCACATGAACAACGGCCGCTACCTCACCCTGATGGACCTGGGGCGGCTGGACCTGCTGGTGCGGCTGGGCGTGGTGCGCGAGGTGCGCCGGCGCCGCTGGAACCCGGTGGTCGCGTCGCTCGCCATCCGCTACCGCCGCTCGCTGGCGCCGTGGCAGAGCTACGAGCTGAGGACGCGCCTGGTGGGGTGGGACGACCGCTGGTTCTTCATGGAGCAGCGCTTCACCCGCGGCGGGCAGACGATGGCCGTGGCGATGGTGAAGGCGCTCTTCGTGGGCCCGGACGGCCGGGTCGCGCCGCAGGAGTTGGTGGACGCGACGGGCTACGACGTGGTGCCGCCCGAGATTCCAGAGTCGATACGCAGATGGGAAGATGCCGAGGATGACCTCCTCGAGCAGCGGGAGCTTGCGACCCGGGATGGATGA